The proteins below are encoded in one region of Candidatus Hydrogenedentota bacterium:
- a CDS encoding acyl-ACP desaturase, whose translation MIPSRLEVMKHVEHFVADKLGVFLRDPDTNWQPSDFTPDLSTPEGMQALNELRAEASRLPEDALAVLVGDMITEEALPSYASWISTLEGVGVTGQPQTAWGAWNRAWCGEENRHGDLLNRWLYLSGRVNMREIEVSIQHLIKDGGDTQSENDPYRTFVYTSFQEIATRISHLNVGKIARSVGAERLYELSARIAGDEQRHARAYKYFISKILEIDTSEAILAFHDMMKKKITMPAMYMRERGAPLGETFKKFEAVATRTGVYTGWDYVQIVEDLLADWDIEHFTGLTPAAAKAQDYLCSLPQRYRKLLSRMQDRGPRKSDPSGEHVAPRFNWILPTQDLPASAGAPVSI comes from the coding sequence ATGATTCCATCTCGACTTGAAGTAATGAAGCATGTGGAGCACTTTGTCGCCGACAAGCTCGGCGTATTCCTTCGTGACCCCGATACCAACTGGCAGCCCAGCGATTTCACCCCCGATCTTTCCACGCCGGAAGGCATGCAGGCGCTGAACGAATTGCGCGCCGAAGCCTCCCGCCTTCCCGAAGACGCCCTCGCCGTGCTGGTAGGCGACATGATTACCGAGGAGGCGTTGCCCTCCTACGCCTCCTGGATCAGCACCCTCGAGGGCGTCGGCGTTACGGGACAGCCCCAGACGGCCTGGGGCGCCTGGAATCGCGCCTGGTGCGGCGAGGAAAACCGCCACGGCGACCTGCTCAACCGCTGGCTTTACCTGTCGGGCCGCGTCAACATGCGCGAGATCGAGGTGAGCATCCAGCACCTCATCAAGGATGGCGGGGATACCCAGAGTGAAAACGATCCCTACCGGACCTTCGTGTATACCTCGTTCCAGGAAATAGCGACCCGGATATCCCATCTCAACGTGGGTAAAATTGCCCGTTCGGTGGGCGCGGAACGGCTCTACGAACTGTCCGCGCGTATCGCCGGGGATGAACAACGCCATGCCCGCGCGTACAAGTATTTCATCTCGAAAATCCTCGAAATCGACACGAGCGAGGCGATCCTCGCCTTCCACGACATGATGAAGAAGAAGATCACCATGCCCGCCATGTACATGCGAGAGCGCGGCGCGCCCCTGGGCGAAACCTTCAAGAAGTTCGAGGCCGTCGCCACCCGCACCGGTGTCTACACCGGATGGGATTACGTCCAGATCGTCGAGGATTTGCTTGCGGACTGGGACATCGAACACTTCACGGGCCTCACGCCCGCCGCCGCGAAAGCCCAGGACTACCTGTGCAGCCTCCCTCAGCGCTACCGCAAACTGCTCTCGCGCATGCAGGACCGCGGACCGCGCAAATCGGATCCATCCGGAGAGCACGTAGCCCCACGCTTCAACTGGATCCTTCCCACCCAGGATCTCCCGGCATCCGCTGGCGCGCCGGTATCGATCTAA